Within Paenibacillus albicereus, the genomic segment AACGCCGCTTCGCCGCGCGTCTGGCGCTTGAGACTGAACATGAGGGGTCCTCCTTTCTAGAACAGCGACGTTCCGTTCATTTTCTTCGTAAGCGTATTCGCTCCGAGCAGCAGGGCGAGCGCGATGACCGACTTGAGCAGGCCGACCGCCGTGGCGTACGAGTAGCGTCCGTCGGCGAGGCCGGTCTGGTAGACGTACACGTCGATGACATTGCTGGCGCTTTCGTTGAGCGAGTTGCGCAGCACGAGGATCTGGTCGAAGTTGGAGTTCAGCACGCCGCTGACGGCGAGGATGAACAGGATCGTGATCGTGCCCATGATCGAGGGCAGCGTGATGTTCCAGATTTTTTGGAACCGTCCGGCCCCGTCGATCGTCGCCGCCTCGAACAGCTCCGGGGAGACGCTGCTGATCGCCGCCAGATAGATGATCGCGGACCAGCCGAGTTCCTTCCAGATGTCCGAGGCGATGATGATCGTCCAGAAGTATTTCGGATCGGCCAGATAGGTGATAGGGGAATCGATTACATTCAACGCCATCAGCACTTTATTGATGATGCCTACGTCTGCCAGCCACGTCGTCAGGATGCCGCCGAGAATGACCCAGCTCAGGAAGTGGGGCAGGTAGGTGATCGTTTGGATCGATTTTTTGAACAGCACCGAGCGGACCTCGTTCAGCAGCAGGGCGAAGATAATCGGGAGCGGGAAGCCGATCACCAGCTTGATGAGGCTGATGCCGAGCGTGTTGCGCACGACGTTCCACACGTCCTCGTCGCCGAGGAATTCCTTGAAGTGGTCGAGTCCGACCCACGGGGCCTGCGACACCGGGAAGATGATGTCGAATTCCTTGAATGCGATGATGATGCCGTACATCGGGATATAGTTGAAGATGACCATCCATGCGACGCCGAGCAGCGCCATCACTTGCAGATACCGCTGGCTGTAGATTTTCCTCAGCCGTCTTTTCCACCGCTCGCTGCCCGCCTCCGGGCCGGCCGTGTTGAGATCGGCCTGTGCGCTTGGTTCCATGCTGCTTGCACCTCCGCTTTCCTTGCCTCGCTGCTTCGTTGATGCGTTGTTGATGCGTTGTTTGGTGCGTTGTTGGTGCGTTGTTGGTGCGTTGTTGGTGCGTTATTGGTGCGTTATTGGTGCGTTGTTGGTGCGTTGTTGGTGCGTTGTTGGTGCGTCGTCGATGCGTCGTTGGTGCGTCGTTGATGCGTCGTTGATGCGTCGTTGGTGCGTCGTTGATGCGTCGTTAATGCGTTGTTGATGCGTTGTTGGTGCGTTGTTGGTGCGTTGTTGATGCGTTCATCATGCGCCTTCGACGCTTCACCGCGTCTTATTATCGCCGCGAGCGGACATGCGCCGGCTGCGGCTCCGTATGGCGGTCTTTATTCCCGCTACGCGGAGCGTCAGCTGCTGCCGATTACCGGCGTAAGCCCTCTCGCTCGCTTGCCGTACCGTCATTGTAAGCGCTTGAGCTGTCGAAAAGTAGGCCCCGCATTCTAGATAGGGTTACTATTTTTCAGGTGGGTCGACGTTCCCTGCTGGGCCGCTCCTGTTCCCTTCCCCTGTTCCCCGTTCCCCGTGCTCCGTTCCCCGTGCTCCGTTCCCGGTTCCCTGTTCCCGTGCTCCGTTCCCCTATTCCCCTGTTCCCCGTTCCCCGTTCCAGCTCTAACGAAACTCAGCGACGCTATTAGGCCCTATTTCGTCGATTTTCCAAGCTAACGAACCTGAGGCGTCTTATTCGCCTCATTCGTGTGGTAAATGCGCCGTTTGAGGGGGAATAGCGCTTGTGAGTTTCGTTAGCTGCTGCAAACCGGCTATTTCGATGGAATAGCGTCTCTGAGTTTCGTTGGAGCTCGCCGGCCGGCGGTTTGGTTCGCAACCTGGAACGCGGCATAAGGCCCAGCGAGAAAGAAAAAGCCGCCGGAAATTGTCGGCGGCTGGTGCGAGCGGCGCTCAATAATGGCCGCTGCTCAGGTATTTCTCGGTGAGCGAGGCGAGGACGCCGATGCCCACTT encodes:
- a CDS encoding ABC transporter permease, which translates into the protein MEPSAQADLNTAGPEAGSERWKRRLRKIYSQRYLQVMALLGVAWMVIFNYIPMYGIIIAFKEFDIIFPVSQAPWVGLDHFKEFLGDEDVWNVVRNTLGISLIKLVIGFPLPIIFALLLNEVRSVLFKKSIQTITYLPHFLSWVILGGILTTWLADVGIINKVLMALNVIDSPITYLADPKYFWTIIIASDIWKELGWSAIIYLAAISSVSPELFEAATIDGAGRFQKIWNITLPSIMGTITILFILAVSGVLNSNFDQILVLRNSLNESASNVIDVYVYQTGLADGRYSYATAVGLLKSVIALALLLGANTLTKKMNGTSLF